One Streptomyces sp. RerS4 DNA segment encodes these proteins:
- a CDS encoding 4'-phosphopantetheinyl transferase superfamily protein — translation MAGGRLAPAARGALPARVLDARERRRAASLHRYADRRCYVAAHVALRVLLGAYLGLAPERVRLVREPCPCCGEPHGRPAVAGAGLHFSLSHSGDLALLAFAASPVGVDVQVTGAGGDVAEEVRGVLHPREEAELARCDAASRMDAFARAWVRKEAYLKGLGTGLARSTALDYLGTGASPASGPPGWRVEDVAVPAGYAAALAVRDPADQ, via the coding sequence GTGGCTGGCGGACGCCTCGCGCCCGCCGCGCGCGGAGCACTCCCGGCGCGGGTGTTGGACGCCCGGGAGCGCCGCCGGGCGGCCTCGCTGCACCGGTACGCGGACCGGCGGTGCTACGTCGCCGCGCACGTGGCGCTGCGGGTGCTGCTCGGGGCCTACCTGGGGCTGGCGCCGGAGCGGGTGCGGCTGGTGCGCGAGCCCTGCCCGTGCTGCGGGGAGCCGCACGGCCGGCCCGCGGTGGCGGGCGCCGGGCTGCACTTCTCGCTCTCGCACAGCGGGGATCTGGCGCTGTTGGCGTTCGCCGCGTCGCCGGTCGGGGTGGACGTGCAGGTCACGGGCGCGGGCGGCGATGTCGCCGAGGAGGTGCGCGGGGTGCTGCACCCCCGGGAGGAGGCGGAGCTCGCGCGGTGCGACGCGGCCTCGCGGATGGACGCCTTCGCGCGGGCCTGGGTGCGCAAGGAGGCCTACCTCAAGGGGCTGGGCACGGGCCTGGCCCGCTCCACCGCGCTGGACTACCTCGGTACGGGCGCCTCCCCCGCGTCCGGGCCGCCGGGCTGGCGGGTCGAGGACGTCGCCGTCCCGGCGGGGTACGCGGCGGCGCTCGCGGTCCGCGACCCCGCGGATCAGTAG
- a CDS encoding carboxymuconolactone decarboxylase family protein: MRPLVRAVLRGALRDIRHVKAVPPGRASGVVARVYAQARRDFGVLAPPLALHSPAPTALAASWLLLRETLLVDVAATRAEKETVATAVSRANACPYCVEVHRSKAAVLPAQAPEAVAALSAWAGGTAPRAPFPAARTPELAGVAVTFHYLNRMVSVFLADSPVPDAAPGFLREPLMRTVARGMRADDPGRLPPGLSLDLLPPAPPAPGLDWADGRPEVARALARAVAAVDQAARWVPGPVREDLRDRLAAWDGRPPGLSGAWLDPAPGRGTPDPAAAATARLALLTAFAPYRVTDADIAAFRRHHPSDRALVELTSWAALTTAVHQGTRLTVPAPA; this comes from the coding sequence ATGAGACCCCTCGTACGGGCCGTCCTGCGCGGCGCGCTGCGCGACATCCGCCACGTCAAGGCCGTCCCGCCCGGCCGGGCGAGCGGCGTGGTGGCCCGCGTCTACGCGCAGGCCCGGCGGGACTTCGGCGTCCTCGCCCCGCCGCTGGCCCTGCACTCACCGGCCCCCACCGCGCTCGCCGCGAGCTGGCTCCTGCTGCGCGAGACGCTCCTCGTCGACGTGGCGGCGACCCGCGCCGAGAAGGAGACCGTCGCCACGGCGGTGTCGCGGGCCAACGCCTGCCCGTACTGCGTCGAGGTGCACCGGTCGAAGGCCGCCGTGCTCCCCGCGCAGGCCCCCGAGGCGGTCGCCGCCCTGTCCGCCTGGGCCGGCGGCACGGCCCCGCGGGCACCGTTCCCGGCCGCCCGGACCCCCGAACTGGCCGGGGTGGCCGTCACCTTCCATTACCTCAACCGCATGGTCAGCGTCTTCCTCGCCGACTCGCCCGTCCCCGACGCGGCGCCCGGCTTCCTGCGCGAGCCCCTCATGCGCACGGTCGCCCGGGGCATGCGCGCCGACGACCCCGGCCGGCTGCCGCCGGGGCTGTCCCTGGACCTGCTGCCGCCCGCGCCACCCGCACCGGGGCTCGACTGGGCGGACGGCCGGCCCGAGGTGGCCCGCGCCCTCGCCCGCGCGGTGGCCGCCGTGGACCAGGCGGCCCGCTGGGTCCCCGGGCCCGTACGCGAGGACCTGCGCGACCGCCTCGCCGCCTGGGACGGACGCCCGCCCGGACTGAGCGGCGCCTGGCTCGACCCCGCGCCGGGCCGGGGCACACCCGATCCCGCCGCCGCGGCCACGGCCCGCCTCGCGCTGCTGACCGCCTTCGCCCCGTACCGGGTCACCGACGCGGACATCGCCGCGTTCCGCCGCCACCACCCCTCGGACCGCGCGCTGGTCGAACTGACCTCCTGGGCGGCCTTGACCACAGCCGTCCACCAGGGCACCCGCCTGACCGTCCCCGCCCCGGCCTGA
- the ovoA gene encoding 5-histidylcysteine sulfoxide synthase: protein MTTVAAEPWEINVSKHGDERLSGPRGPWWFTGKNPVPHGCPGVEADGHITSLPLPDLSSCDRAAVLDYFDNSWALTESLFAGLQTAEAFYRPPAHNLRHPMIFYYGHPATLYVNKLRVGGLLGDAVDGYLEQVLETGVDEMSWDDLSKNEMLWPSVAEVHAYRATVYRLVRAVIEATDFAPDLGRPITMKDPAWALFLAFEHERIHLETSSVLIRELPLRLVAAHPSWPAPAPLRRTGAAGKPTAGAVPENGMVAIPGGRAHLGKPESFPSFGWDNEYGSRDVDVEAFETSRFMISNGEYHRFVTDGGYRRPELWSREGWDWRAFRNAKWPQFWVPDGPSGLHAYRLRTTFDEIDMPWDWPVCVNYHEAKAYCAWRGGEDGRDYRLPTEAEHRLVCDLPAEPGVADDPVMREDGVALRARGVNLNLAWGSESPVDHSPATSHGVHDAMGNLWTLCEDTLNPLEGFEVHPYYEDFSTPCFDGRHHMILGGAFISTGDEASVWARFHFRPHFLQQAGIRLISAAAEASVEASVEASVEASVEAAYGSYEGREMLDRYLLMHHGSVEETLGRADHPLAPAHGFPQRVAAAVLREAKRSGTPLRRVLDVGCSVGGTSFAFAQGGVAEVVGVDLSRLFVEAATELASGAAVAYERADQGENRTALEARAPRPAAGCAVSFEVADAGALPAGLGRFDAVVLANLLDRVADPEALLRQFTESDTFLGEGGLLLVADPWTWRAECTDRSRWLGARRGAPTSEVEVRRLLGHAFDQVAESDEPAVLRDHARHFEVLSADVSVWRKR, encoded by the coding sequence ATGACGACCGTTGCTGCAGAGCCGTGGGAGATCAACGTCTCCAAGCATGGGGACGAGCGACTGAGCGGGCCGCGCGGCCCGTGGTGGTTCACCGGCAAGAACCCCGTGCCGCACGGGTGTCCGGGGGTCGAGGCCGACGGGCACATCACCTCCCTGCCGTTGCCCGACCTCTCCTCCTGCGACCGCGCCGCGGTGCTGGACTACTTCGACAATTCCTGGGCGCTGACGGAGTCCCTCTTCGCGGGCCTGCAGACGGCCGAGGCCTTCTACCGGCCGCCGGCCCACAACCTGCGCCACCCGATGATCTTCTACTACGGGCACCCGGCCACCCTCTACGTCAACAAGCTGCGGGTCGGCGGCCTGCTCGGCGACGCGGTCGACGGTTACCTGGAGCAGGTCCTGGAGACCGGCGTCGACGAGATGTCGTGGGACGACCTGTCGAAGAACGAGATGCTGTGGCCCTCGGTCGCCGAGGTGCACGCCTACCGGGCGACGGTCTACCGGCTGGTCCGCGCCGTCATCGAGGCCACCGACTTCGCCCCCGACCTCGGCCGCCCGATCACGATGAAGGACCCGGCCTGGGCGCTGTTCCTCGCCTTCGAGCACGAGCGGATCCACCTGGAGACCAGCTCCGTGCTCATCCGGGAGCTGCCGCTGCGCCTCGTGGCGGCGCACCCGTCGTGGCCGGCGCCCGCGCCCCTGCGGCGTACGGGCGCGGCCGGCAAGCCGACCGCGGGCGCGGTGCCGGAGAACGGCATGGTGGCGATCCCGGGCGGCCGGGCGCACCTGGGCAAGCCGGAGTCGTTCCCGTCCTTCGGCTGGGACAACGAGTACGGCAGCCGTGACGTGGACGTCGAGGCGTTCGAGACCTCGCGCTTCATGATCAGCAACGGCGAGTACCACCGCTTCGTCACGGACGGCGGCTACCGCCGGCCCGAGCTGTGGTCGCGCGAGGGCTGGGACTGGCGGGCCTTCCGCAACGCCAAGTGGCCGCAGTTCTGGGTGCCGGACGGGCCGAGCGGGCTGCACGCCTACCGGCTGCGGACCACCTTCGACGAGATCGACATGCCGTGGGACTGGCCGGTGTGCGTCAACTACCACGAGGCCAAGGCGTACTGCGCCTGGCGCGGCGGCGAGGACGGGCGCGACTACCGGCTGCCCACGGAGGCGGAGCACCGGCTCGTGTGCGACCTGCCGGCGGAGCCGGGCGTGGCCGACGACCCGGTGATGCGCGAGGACGGCGTCGCTCTGCGCGCCCGCGGCGTGAACCTGAACCTCGCCTGGGGCTCGGAGTCGCCGGTCGACCACTCCCCCGCCACCTCCCACGGCGTGCACGACGCGATGGGCAACCTGTGGACCCTGTGCGAGGACACCCTCAACCCGTTGGAGGGCTTCGAGGTCCACCCGTACTACGAGGACTTCAGCACCCCCTGCTTCGACGGCCGGCACCACATGATCCTCGGCGGTGCCTTCATCAGCACCGGTGACGAGGCGAGCGTCTGGGCGCGCTTCCACTTCCGGCCGCACTTCCTCCAGCAGGCCGGCATCCGCCTGATCTCGGCCGCCGCCGAGGCCTCCGTAGAGGCTTCGGTCGAGGCTTCGGTCGAGGCTTCCGTCGAGGCGGCGTACGGGTCCTACGAGGGGCGCGAGATGCTCGACCGCTACCTGCTGATGCACCACGGCAGCGTCGAGGAGACCCTCGGCCGGGCCGACCACCCGCTCGCGCCGGCGCACGGCTTCCCGCAGCGGGTGGCCGCCGCCGTGCTGCGCGAGGCCAAGCGGTCGGGTACGCCGCTGCGCCGGGTCCTGGACGTGGGCTGCTCGGTCGGCGGCACCTCGTTCGCGTTCGCCCAGGGCGGGGTGGCCGAGGTCGTCGGCGTCGACCTGAGCAGGCTGTTCGTCGAGGCCGCGACGGAACTGGCGTCGGGTGCGGCGGTGGCGTACGAGCGCGCGGACCAGGGCGAGAACCGTACGGCCCTGGAGGCGCGCGCGCCCCGGCCGGCGGCCGGCTGCGCGGTGTCCTTCGAGGTCGCGGACGCGGGCGCGCTGCCCGCGGGGCTCGGCCGCTTCGACGCCGTGGTGCTGGCCAACCTGCTGGACCGGGTCGCGGACCCCGAGGCGCTGCTGCGGCAGTTCACCGAGTCCGACACCTTCCTCGGCGAGGGCGGCCTGCTGCTGGTGGCCGACCCGTGGACCTGGCGGGCCGAGTGCACGGACCGGTCGCGCTGGCTGGGCGCCCGGCGCGGGGCTCCGACGAGCGAGGTGGAGGTGCGGCGCCTGCTCGGCCACGCCTTCGACCAGGTGGCGGAGTCCGACGAGCCGGCGGTCCTGCGCGACCACGCCCGTCACTTCGAGGTGCTGAGCGCCGACGTCTCGGTGTGGCGCAAGCGCTGA
- a CDS encoding proline dehydrogenase family protein: MQELSQRALYEAAAEGLRVLAADPRCLAAAGTPGSALREILAPAALRYVLAPGREEFLQALAVLRAKGYAVTAEFVGEAGAGPAYGERTTEEYLALLGRRAAPERLGVDLFRLGLATSRPGAVRRAARIAAAAEARGGEVVLGMDRAPTVDAVLGVHRQLADRYANLGLTLQAHLHRTEDDIRRVALPGRMIRLVKGEFREPPEVALGRGPALDDRYLHLARRLLDRGVRLSLATQDPDLLAEAVRTGLVGRDTEIEMLHGVRPDLLRHHRDAGRPCRIHAAYGTDWLPHLLRRLAEHPPMVLTALSDLGTRRAQPAGTGY, translated from the coding sequence ATGCAGGAGCTCTCCCAGCGCGCACTGTACGAGGCCGCGGCCGAGGGCCTGCGCGTCCTCGCCGCCGACCCCCGCTGCCTCGCCGCCGCCGGCACCCCGGGCTCGGCCCTGCGCGAGATCCTCGCCCCCGCCGCACTGCGCTACGTACTGGCCCCCGGCCGCGAGGAGTTCCTCCAGGCCCTGGCCGTGCTGCGGGCCAAGGGGTACGCGGTCACCGCCGAGTTCGTCGGTGAGGCCGGCGCCGGACCCGCGTACGGCGAACGGACCACCGAGGAGTACCTCGCGCTGCTCGGCCGCCGGGCCGCCCCCGAACGGCTCGGCGTCGACCTCTTCCGCCTGGGCCTCGCCACCTCCCGCCCCGGCGCCGTACGCCGCGCCGCCCGCATCGCCGCCGCCGCCGAGGCGCGCGGCGGCGAGGTCGTCCTCGGCATGGACCGCGCACCCACCGTCGACGCCGTGCTCGGCGTCCACCGTCAACTCGCCGACCGGTACGCCAACCTCGGCCTCACCCTCCAGGCCCACCTGCACCGCACGGAGGACGACATCCGACGCGTCGCCCTGCCCGGCCGCATGATCCGCCTCGTCAAGGGCGAGTTCCGCGAACCCCCCGAGGTCGCCCTCGGCCGGGGCCCCGCCCTCGACGACCGCTACCTGCACCTCGCCCGCCGGCTCCTCGACCGGGGCGTCCGCCTGAGCCTGGCCACCCAGGACCCCGACCTGCTCGCCGAGGCCGTCCGGACCGGGCTCGTCGGGCGCGACACCGAGATCGAGATGCTCCACGGCGTCCGCCCCGACCTGCTGCGCCACCACCGCGACGCCGGCCGCCCCTGCCGCATCCACGCCGCCTACGGCACCGACTGGCTGCCCCACCTGCTGCGCCGCCTCGCCGAACACCCGCCGATGGTCCTCACCGCCCTGTCCGACCTGGGCACGCGCCGCGCCCAACCCGCCGGAACGGGCTACTGA
- a CDS encoding nuclear transport factor 2 family protein encodes MTKHAAAARIRAMALVTALLWGVSAPASASGGADGADGGAVAAEAAGRRAAVCRAAFERDWRQYNRSFDARDADRLMGHYLPDASKIDPDGSYHQGRPAIDGLFRGLFTMDFTSEFREVRRTVVDCRTALLIVDSTLVFPEWQSTERFMSALSFTYERGHWKVIANVSTPSAPPAPAPAAG; translated from the coding sequence ATGACGAAGCACGCGGCGGCGGCGAGGATACGAGCGATGGCGCTGGTCACGGCCCTGTTGTGGGGGGTCTCGGCGCCCGCGTCGGCGAGCGGCGGGGCGGACGGGGCCGACGGTGGGGCTGTCGCCGCCGAGGCGGCGGGGCGGCGGGCGGCGGTCTGCCGGGCCGCGTTCGAACGGGACTGGAGGCAGTACAACCGGTCCTTCGACGCCCGGGACGCGGACCGGCTGATGGGCCACTACCTGCCGGACGCCTCGAAGATCGACCCCGACGGCAGCTACCACCAGGGCCGTCCGGCGATCGACGGGCTCTTCCGCGGACTGTTCACGATGGACTTCACCAGCGAGTTCCGGGAGGTCCGCCGCACGGTCGTGGACTGCCGGACGGCGCTGCTGATCGTGGACTCCACGCTGGTGTTCCCGGAGTGGCAGTCCACGGAGCGGTTCATGTCGGCGCTGTCCTTCACCTACGAGCGCGGCCACTGGAAGGTGATCGCCAACGTGAGCACGCCGTCGGCCCCGCCGGCGCCCGCGCCGGCCGCCGGCTGA
- a CDS encoding helix-turn-helix domain-containing protein, whose protein sequence is MLEQPSFGRRLRQLRTERGLAQSAVAGEGMSAGYLSRLESGARQPTERAVAYLAERLGISPAEFEQTRAGSLVQSLTIATSLDSDETGELLAEALKSAREQDPLLRWQSLWLLAQWKRRRGELAQERAYLDELVHLGDETGLTELRARGLTQLARCMRASGEIGAAIEASATAHRLARDGGLSRQDMATALLVLVSVEAEAGRLPEARGHADELTTLVEGQSDALWAEAMWTAAAVRVRQGEFAPAQDLLERALQGYSGRENLTLWLRLRVAAARLHLQKFPPEPDVAQQYVEAAESGLPFAGTPALEQELMALGAELAFLEGRIMDARALLDRLGRSELRMTYRDRVRLEVLGCRLLLLEGAEEEGLAGLQRLAAQAQEAGSVDLAADIWRLTTESLVRARERTTTPAAVRGA, encoded by the coding sequence GTGTTGGAGCAGCCATCCTTCGGGCGCCGTCTCAGGCAACTGCGGACCGAGCGCGGCCTCGCCCAGTCCGCCGTCGCCGGCGAGGGCATGTCGGCGGGCTACCTGTCCCGCCTGGAATCGGGGGCCCGGCAGCCGACCGAGCGCGCCGTGGCCTACCTGGCCGAGCGGCTCGGCATCAGCCCGGCCGAGTTCGAGCAGACCAGAGCCGGCTCGCTGGTCCAGAGCCTGACCATCGCCACCTCCCTCGACTCCGACGAGACCGGCGAACTCCTCGCCGAGGCCCTCAAGTCCGCGCGCGAACAGGACCCCCTGCTGCGCTGGCAGAGCCTGTGGCTGCTCGCCCAGTGGAAGCGCCGCCGCGGCGAACTCGCGCAGGAGCGCGCCTACCTCGACGAACTCGTCCACCTCGGCGACGAGACCGGGCTCACCGAGCTGCGCGCCCGGGGCCTGACCCAGCTCGCCCGGTGCATGCGCGCCTCGGGCGAGATCGGCGCGGCCATCGAGGCCTCCGCCACCGCCCACCGGCTGGCCCGGGACGGCGGGCTCTCCCGCCAGGACATGGCGACGGCCCTGCTGGTCCTCGTATCGGTCGAGGCCGAGGCGGGCCGGCTGCCCGAGGCCCGAGGCCACGCCGACGAGCTGACCACCCTGGTCGAGGGCCAGTCCGACGCCCTGTGGGCCGAGGCCATGTGGACCGCCGCGGCGGTCCGGGTCCGCCAAGGCGAGTTCGCCCCCGCGCAGGACCTCCTGGAGCGCGCGCTCCAGGGCTACAGCGGCCGCGAGAACCTCACCCTGTGGCTCCGGCTGCGCGTGGCCGCCGCCCGCCTGCACCTGCAGAAGTTCCCGCCGGAGCCGGACGTCGCCCAGCAGTACGTCGAGGCCGCCGAGAGCGGACTGCCCTTCGCCGGCACCCCCGCCCTCGAACAGGAGCTGATGGCCCTCGGCGCCGAACTGGCCTTCCTGGAGGGCCGGATCATGGACGCCCGCGCCCTCCTGGACCGGCTGGGCCGCTCCGAGCTGCGCATGACCTATCGCGACCGGGTGCGCCTGGAGGTCCTGGGCTGCCGGCTGCTCCTGCTGGAGGGCGCGGAGGAAGAGGGCCTGGCGGGGCTGCAGCGGCTCGCCGCGCAGGCCCAGGAGGCCGGCAGCGTCGACCTCGCGGCCGACATCTGGCGGCTCACCACCGAATCCCTGGTCCGGGCCCGCGAACGGACGACGACACCCGCCGCCGTACGGGGAGCCTGA
- the metK gene encoding methionine adenosyltransferase yields the protein MTGRLFTSESVTEGHPDKIADQISDRILDALLSQDPRSRVAVETLVTTGLVHVAGEVSTSGYADIAALVRQKILDIGYDSSAKGFDGASCGVSVSLGAQSPDIARGVDVAYEARVEGGEDDELSRQGAGDQGLMFGYACDDTPELMPLPAHLANRLAERLTRVRKDGTCPYLRPDGKTQVTIEYDGERPARLDTVVVSSQHAADVDVDALLAVDIRQYVVEPELKALAERGVDLASDGYRLLVNPTGRFEIGGPMGDAGLTGRKIIIDTYGGMARHGGGAFSGKDPSKVDRSAAYAMRWVAKNVVAAGLARRCEIQVAYAIGKAEPVGLFVETFGTETVPAARIERAIGEVFDLRPAAIVRDLDLLRPVYAETAAYGHFGRELPGFTWERTDRADALRRAVAESA from the coding sequence ATGACTGGGAGACTGTTCACATCGGAGTCCGTGACAGAAGGCCACCCCGACAAGATCGCTGACCAGATCAGCGACCGCATCCTCGACGCGCTGCTGAGCCAGGACCCCCGGTCCCGGGTCGCGGTGGAGACACTGGTCACCACCGGGCTGGTGCACGTGGCGGGAGAGGTGTCCACGAGCGGGTACGCGGACATCGCCGCGCTGGTGCGGCAGAAGATCCTCGACATCGGGTACGACTCCTCGGCGAAGGGCTTCGACGGCGCCTCGTGCGGCGTCTCCGTCTCGCTCGGGGCGCAGTCGCCGGACATCGCGCGCGGTGTGGACGTCGCGTACGAGGCGCGCGTGGAGGGCGGCGAGGACGACGAACTGAGCCGGCAGGGCGCGGGCGACCAGGGCCTGATGTTCGGCTACGCCTGCGACGACACCCCCGAACTCATGCCGCTGCCCGCCCACTTGGCGAACCGGCTGGCGGAGCGGCTGACGCGGGTGCGCAAGGACGGCACCTGCCCGTACCTGCGCCCCGACGGCAAGACGCAGGTGACCATCGAGTACGACGGGGAGCGCCCGGCGCGGCTGGACACGGTGGTGGTGTCCTCGCAGCACGCGGCGGACGTGGACGTCGACGCGCTGCTGGCGGTCGACATCCGGCAGTACGTGGTGGAGCCGGAGCTGAAGGCGCTGGCCGAGCGGGGGGTGGACCTGGCGAGCGACGGCTACCGGCTGCTGGTCAACCCCACGGGGCGGTTCGAGATCGGCGGGCCGATGGGCGACGCCGGACTGACCGGACGCAAGATCATCATCGATACGTACGGCGGCATGGCCCGGCACGGCGGCGGCGCGTTCTCGGGGAAGGACCCCTCGAAGGTGGACCGCAGCGCGGCGTACGCGATGCGGTGGGTGGCCAAGAACGTGGTGGCGGCGGGGCTGGCGCGGCGCTGCGAGATCCAGGTGGCGTACGCGATCGGCAAGGCCGAGCCGGTGGGGCTGTTCGTGGAGACGTTCGGGACGGAGACGGTGCCGGCCGCGCGCATCGAGCGGGCGATCGGCGAGGTCTTCGACCTGCGGCCGGCGGCGATCGTGCGCGACCTGGACCTGCTGCGGCCGGTGTACGCCGAGACGGCCGCCTACGGGCACTTCGGCCGGGAGCTGCCCGGGTTCACCTGGGAGCGGACCGACCGGGCCGACGCCCTGCGCCGCGCGGTGGCGGAGAGCGCCTGA
- a CDS encoding class I SAM-dependent methyltransferase, translating to MYEQPVAEVYDEVYRGRGRDYAGEAKEVRELVLERRPEASSLLDVACGTGAHLTAFRDLFAHVEGVELSPGMLDVARTQLPGVPVHRGDMRDFDLGRTFDVVTCMFSSIGHVASVAELEATLRRFAAHLEPGGVIVVEPWWFPDTFLDGYVTGAVVRESERTVARLSHSARVGGRSRVTVHFVVADPRAGLSHSTEEYLVSLFEQGEYEAAFRAAGCRVEYVEGGPHGRGWFVGIREAQPMAAA from the coding sequence ATGTACGAGCAGCCAGTCGCCGAGGTGTACGACGAGGTCTACCGGGGACGCGGCCGCGACTACGCGGGCGAGGCGAAGGAGGTCCGCGAACTGGTCCTGGAGCGGCGTCCCGAGGCCTCGTCCCTGCTGGACGTGGCCTGCGGGACCGGCGCCCACCTGACGGCGTTCCGCGACCTGTTCGCGCACGTCGAGGGCGTGGAGCTGTCGCCCGGGATGCTGGACGTGGCCCGGACGCAGCTGCCGGGGGTTCCGGTGCACCGGGGGGACATGCGCGACTTCGACCTGGGCCGCACCTTCGATGTCGTGACCTGCATGTTCAGCTCGATCGGGCATGTCGCCTCGGTGGCCGAACTGGAGGCGACTCTGCGCCGGTTCGCGGCCCACCTGGAGCCCGGCGGAGTGATCGTCGTCGAGCCGTGGTGGTTCCCCGACACCTTCCTGGACGGGTACGTGACGGGCGCGGTGGTGCGCGAGAGCGAGCGGACCGTGGCCCGGCTGTCGCACTCCGCCCGGGTCGGCGGGCGCTCGCGGGTGACGGTGCACTTCGTGGTGGCCGATCCGCGCGCCGGGCTGAGCCACTCCACCGAGGAGTACCTCGTGTCGCTGTTCGAACAGGGCGAGTACGAGGCGGCGTTCCGCGCGGCCGGTTGCCGGGTGGAGTACGTCGAGGGCGGGCCGCACGGCCGGGGCTGGTTCGTGGGCATCCGCGAGGCGCAGCCGATGGCCGCGGCCTGA
- a CDS encoding class I SAM-dependent methyltransferase, with amino-acid sequence MYGKEFADIYVSFYEGTGKDYAAEAKEVRRLVTERLPDAASLLDVACGTGPHLRAFRDLFDHVEGVELAEGMVEVAREKLPEVPVHQGDMRDFDLGRTFDVVTCMFSSIGHVTSVAELEATLGRFAAHLEPGGVIVVEPWWFPETFLDGHVGGGAVTDSGRAITRLSRTTRQGRETRVTVHFAVADPDNGIRHFTDDYPLRLFDRAEYEAAFRSAGCTVEYLAESGALGRGLFVGRRA; translated from the coding sequence ATGTACGGCAAAGAATTCGCTGACATCTACGTCTCGTTCTACGAAGGCACCGGCAAGGATTACGCGGCCGAAGCGAAGGAAGTACGCCGCCTCGTCACCGAACGCCTTCCCGACGCCGCCTCCCTCCTCGACGTCGCCTGCGGCACCGGACCCCACCTGAGGGCCTTCCGCGACCTCTTCGACCACGTCGAGGGCGTCGAGCTGGCCGAGGGCATGGTCGAGGTGGCCCGCGAGAAGCTGCCTGAGGTCCCCGTCCACCAGGGCGACATGCGCGACTTCGACCTGGGCCGCACCTTCGACGTCGTGACCTGCATGTTCAGCTCGATCGGGCATGTCACCTCGGTCGCCGAACTGGAGGCGACGCTGGGCCGGTTCGCGGCCCACCTGGAGCCCGGCGGGGTGATCGTCGTCGAGCCGTGGTGGTTCCCGGAGACCTTCCTCGACGGACACGTCGGCGGCGGCGCGGTCACCGACTCCGGCCGCGCCATCACCCGACTCTCCCGCACCACCCGCCAGGGCCGGGAAACGAGGGTGACCGTCCATTTCGCCGTCGCCGACCCGGACAACGGAATCCGGCATTTCACCGACGACTATCCGCTGCGGCTTTTCGACCGCGCCGAATACGAGGCCGCGTTCCGCTCCGCCGGCTGCACCGTCGAATACCTCGCGGAAAGCGGGGCGCTCGGCCGCGGCCTGTTCGTCGGCCGCCGCGCGTGA